TGACGACACCCTTTCCACTTCACTCACCCCACTTCACGTCTCCCAGTACATCTAGGCGGCCTCACCAATCTTCCGCAAAGCCGCCATGCACCTCTCTGTAAGGTGACATGGCTGCCCCAAACATTTTGGATACTGAAAGCGACTATGGTTCCGACATCTCTCCAGAGGACGAGTTGCTTCTACTAGAGCGTACTTCGCAAGACTGCCAAAGTGCAAAGGCAAAGGGCCCTGCTCATCTCCCACCGCGCCCTGGACCCTACGAGAGTTCTCATACAGACCTACGGCCTGGTTGTACAGACATCATCGACCATGACAACTCCACGGCCCCTGAGGTCAGTGGCACGGCCATGGCTTCGGCAACCATGGGGCAAAGCCGCAGCGAGTTGCTCGACACGGACGTCACCTATCCCGATTGTGCGTTCCAAGCTTCCTGACTCTGTATACTGACACTGACTGACTGCAAAGCGACTAGTGAGTCGAGCATTGTCTTGTATTGGTGATGACAGAGACGGGGGAGCCAAGGCCCTGGATGAACGGGATACGGAATCAGAGGAGTTTGAGGATAATCGTTCTCCTCTCCAAAGATTCCGGTCATATCCTAGGAGACCATTGACTGTCACCGACCTTACAGCTGGAGCCTGGTGCGAACTGCAATATTGGTATACTCTCACCAGGCTCCCCGGCGGTCGGCGGACTAAGACCCCTGCTATGAAAGGAGGCTCAATAATCCACAAGAAGCTTGAGGATGAGGTGCACACCACCACCCAGATTGACGTTTTTACAAAAGAAGATGGCTTCGCATTGAGAATGTGGAACTTCATCCAAGGTCTTAGAACCCTGCGTGAAACCGGTATGACCAGGGAGTTGGAGGTTTGGGGAATGGTCCAGGGCAATGTCGTCAATGGTGTGATTGACGAGCTAACCCACGATAATCCAAACCCCGAGTTTGAGAACGAGCTCACTGAAATATTCAATCCTGCCCCTGATCAAATGTCTTTACATGGCTATTTCACACGCAATGGAAATCCCGCTGGTGCGCTCTCTCTGCCTAAGGTGTATCTCATTGATGTTAAGACGAGAGGAAGTCGAGCTCCTGTGACAAAGACGTTGCTGAGACCTGCAAAAATACAATTGCTGCTCTATCACCGGTTTCTATCCGACATCGCAGCCGGAAGGCTAGATTTTTTCAAGTTATTCCGACGTTATGGGGTTGACCCTGATGATACTCTCTCTGACGGTTTCATTGCTCAGATGGGAAGCCTCCACGATGAGATCTTCCAGGATACGCCATTACCCCAGGCATCTGCTTTCTGTGCGCATGCGGCCCAGGACTCGGAGAGCCGTGATTCACAACAAGGGGCTGGTCAGCTACTGAAGTACCAAACACTCGGAGAATTACTACACTTGGTGAAAGCCGAGGTAAAGCTCACATTTCCAGAGGGGCAGAAATCAATGGGCTTGATGCTTCGGATCCAGTATATTCATCGTGATGATGGTGAAGAGATTGATGTTCACGACTTTCCTGTTTCCAAGCAGGCATTGGACGAGTATTTGAAACGATACATGACATGGTGGCAGGGAGAACGAAAAGCAAGCGGTGTCGACATAGAAGAAGCTTTCAAGTGTCGCACGTGCGAGTTTGCATCCGACTGCACTTGGAGGAATGCAATGGCCGAGGAGCGGATGCAGAAAGCTCGAGTACGAGAACAGGAGAGGCGTCAAGCTAGCATATGCTCGAGGCGGTGATGAAGTGCCGGTACCTACAGTGTATGGTAGTAGCGAAAGGTGAATATCCAGGCTTATTCGTCAAACAGCATTGAAACATCACGTGCGTCGATTTGCCACAATCAAATAGCCTCC
The DNA window shown above is from Metarhizium brunneum chromosome 1, complete sequence and carries:
- the EXO5 gene encoding Exonuclease V is translated as MAAPNILDTESDYGSDISPEDELLLLERTSQDCQSAKAKGPAHLPPRPGPYESSHTDLRPGCTDIIDHDNSTAPEVSGTAMASATMGQSRSELLDTDVTYPDLSRALSCIGDDRDGGAKALDERDTESEEFEDNRSPLQRFRSYPRRPLTVTDLTAGAWCELQYWYTLTRLPGGRRTKTPAMKGGSIIHKKLEDEVHTTTQIDVFTKEDGFALRMWNFIQGLRTLRETGMTRELEVWGMVQGNVVNGVIDELTHDNPNPEFENELTEIFNPAPDQMSLHGYFTRNGNPAGALSLPKVYLIDVKTRGSRAPVTKTLLRPAKIQLLLYHRFLSDIAAGRLDFFKLFRRYGVDPDDTLSDGFIAQMGSLHDEIFQDTPLPQASAFCAHAAQDSESRDSQQGAGQLLKYQTLGELLHLVKAEVKLTFPEGQKSMGLMLRIQYIHRDDGEEIDVHDFPVSKQALDEYLKRYMTWWQGERKASGVDIEEAFKCRTCEFASDCTWRNAMAEERMQKARVREQERRQASICSRR